A window from Mogibacterium neglectum encodes these proteins:
- the dnaJ gene encoding molecular chaperone DnaJ, with product MAEKRDYYEVLGIQKGASEDEIKKAYRKMAIKYHPDKNPGDKKAEEKFKEANEAYAVLSDPDKKNKYDRFGHAGVDPNAGFGDGAGFGGGFGGFEDIFDMFGGGFGGFGGRGAKRNGPRKGNDLQKSITIEFTEAIFGCRKEIRLTKEVKCKTCSGEGTAPGTHKHTCEKCGGTGQVSRVSQTPFGTFQNVTTCDACGGTGQVIEKPCPDCHGKGTVRKTVTLKIDIPAGVDSDSIIPIRGEGEPGVNGGSSGDLYIVLNVKPHKIYKRRGDDLYLTMPISYDQAVLGDKVKVPGFNETYSYTLAPGTQTGSNFRLKGKGVKNPRTGRYGDLYVKVNIEVPTKLNAKEKKAIKDMAETFSENSYPRKKEFSKLKFDK from the coding sequence ATGGCAGAAAAGAGAGATTATTATGAGGTGCTAGGCATCCAGAAAGGCGCTTCCGAAGACGAAATCAAGAAAGCTTATCGCAAGATGGCGATTAAGTATCATCCTGATAAGAATCCAGGAGATAAGAAAGCTGAAGAAAAATTCAAGGAAGCCAATGAAGCATACGCTGTATTGTCGGATCCTGATAAAAAGAATAAGTATGACAGATTTGGACACGCAGGAGTAGATCCGAATGCAGGCTTTGGCGATGGAGCGGGCTTTGGAGGAGGCTTCGGTGGCTTTGAAGATATATTCGATATGTTTGGAGGCGGTTTCGGTGGTTTCGGCGGACGCGGTGCAAAGAGAAATGGCCCACGTAAGGGTAATGACCTACAGAAGTCGATTACGATTGAATTTACAGAAGCTATATTTGGTTGTAGAAAAGAGATTAGGCTAACCAAAGAAGTTAAATGTAAAACTTGTAGCGGTGAAGGGACAGCCCCTGGAACGCATAAGCATACCTGTGAGAAGTGTGGCGGAACTGGTCAGGTTTCCCGTGTATCACAGACTCCTTTTGGCACTTTCCAAAATGTAACAACTTGTGATGCATGTGGTGGAACCGGTCAAGTAATAGAAAAGCCTTGCCCTGATTGTCACGGCAAAGGCACGGTTAGAAAAACCGTTACGCTTAAGATTGATATTCCGGCTGGAGTTGATAGCGACAGTATCATACCAATTCGTGGAGAGGGTGAACCTGGTGTAAATGGAGGTTCGTCCGGCGACCTTTATATCGTCTTAAACGTAAAGCCGCACAAGATTTACAAGAGACGTGGTGATGACCTATACCTGACAATGCCTATTTCATACGATCAGGCAGTTCTCGGTGACAAGGTCAAGGTACCGGGTTTCAACGAGACTTATTCTTATACCCTTGCGCCAGGAACACAAACGGGTTCTAACTTCAGGCTTAAGGGTAAGGGTGTTAAAAACCCTAGAACCGGCAGATATGGTGACCTTTATGTAAAGGTAAATATCGAGGTTCCTACTAAGCTTAATGCGAAGGAGAAAAAGGCGATTAAGGACATGGCCGAGACATTCTCAGAGAATTCGTATCCACGCAAAAAGGAGTTTAGCAAACTAAAGTTTGATAAATAA
- the dnaK gene encoding molecular chaperone DnaK has translation MSKIIGIDLGTTNSCVAVLEGGEPVVIANAEGSRTTPSVVAFTKNGERLVGETAKRQAITNPDRTIASIKRHMGESYTVEIDGKSYTPQDISAMILGKLKSDAEAYLGEKVSEAVITVPAYFSDAQKQATKDAGKIAGLDVKRIINEPTAASLAYGLDKADGSQKILVYDLGGGTFDVSVLELGDGVFEVLATNGDTHLGGDDFDNAVLDFLADSFMAEHGIDLRKDNMALQRLKEAAEKAKKELSSAQTTKINLPFITVSEAGPLHMDMDLTRARFDQLTSDLVDRSIEPMKKAMADAGVTNSDIAKVILVGGSTRIPAVQAAVQKVTGKEPFKGINPDECVAVGASIQAGVLTGEVNDVLLLDVTPLSLSIETLGGVATKLIERNTTIPTKKSQIFSTAADNQTAVDVHVMQGEREMAADNITLGRFQLTGIAPAPRGIPQIEVTFDIDANGIVNVSAKDLGTGKEQQITITSSTKLSEDEINAKIKEAEQYAEEDKKKKEEVEVKNQAEGILFETEKQMNELGDKVAADEKSKVDAAREDLKKAVEANDIEDIKAKIEALTQAFYPISSRIYQEAQQAQAGTTEAGEQSQDGAQSAGPSGNTVDADYEVVDEDK, from the coding sequence ATGAGCAAGATAATTGGAATTGATTTAGGAACAACAAATAGTTGTGTAGCCGTTCTAGAGGGCGGAGAACCAGTGGTAATCGCAAATGCAGAGGGTTCAAGAACTACTCCATCTGTAGTTGCATTCACTAAAAATGGTGAGAGACTAGTAGGAGAGACTGCTAAGAGACAAGCTATAACTAATCCAGATAGAACTATCGCTTCTATCAAGAGACATATGGGTGAGAGCTATACTGTAGAGATTGATGGCAAGAGCTACACTCCACAGGATATTTCAGCTATGATATTAGGAAAGCTCAAGTCTGATGCTGAAGCTTACCTCGGAGAAAAGGTTTCAGAGGCTGTAATCACAGTTCCTGCATACTTCTCCGATGCACAGAAACAGGCTACAAAGGATGCTGGTAAGATTGCAGGACTCGATGTAAAGAGAATTATCAATGAACCAACCGCTGCATCGCTAGCATATGGACTAGACAAGGCGGACGGATCACAGAAGATTCTCGTATACGATTTAGGTGGTGGTACATTCGATGTATCAGTGCTTGAACTAGGAGACGGAGTATTTGAAGTACTAGCTACAAACGGAGATACACATCTCGGTGGAGATGACTTCGATAACGCAGTTCTCGACTTCTTAGCTGATTCCTTCATGGCAGAGCACGGAATTGATCTTAGAAAAGATAACATGGCTCTACAGAGACTTAAGGAAGCTGCAGAAAAGGCTAAGAAAGAGTTATCAAGTGCTCAGACAACTAAGATTAATCTGCCATTCATCACAGTTTCTGAAGCTGGCCCGCTCCACATGGATATGGATCTTACAAGAGCTAGATTTGACCAACTTACAAGCGATCTAGTAGATAGAAGTATTGAGCCAATGAAGAAGGCTATGGCAGATGCTGGAGTAACTAACTCTGATATCGCTAAAGTAATCCTCGTTGGTGGTTCGACTCGTATTCCGGCAGTTCAGGCTGCAGTTCAGAAAGTGACGGGTAAAGAGCCATTTAAGGGAATCAACCCTGATGAGTGCGTTGCAGTAGGTGCTTCAATCCAGGCTGGTGTACTTACAGGTGAGGTAAATGATGTTCTTCTGCTCGACGTTACTCCACTGTCACTTTCTATCGAGACACTCGGTGGTGTAGCAACTAAGCTAATCGAGAGAAACACAACTATTCCAACTAAGAAGAGCCAGATTTTCTCGACAGCAGCAGATAATCAGACTGCAGTAGATGTTCACGTAATGCAGGGAGAAAGAGAGATGGCTGCCGACAATATCACGCTAGGAAGATTCCAGCTAACGGGCATTGCTCCAGCTCCTCGTGGAATACCACAGATTGAGGTTACATTTGATATAGATGCTAATGGTATCGTAAATGTAAGCGCTAAAGACCTCGGAACTGGTAAAGAGCAGCAGATTACAATTACGTCTTCAACTAAGCTTTCTGAGGATGAGATAAATGCTAAGATCAAGGAAGCTGAACAGTATGCTGAAGAGGATAAGAAGAAGAAGGAAGAAGTAGAGGTTAAAAACCAGGCTGAAGGAATTCTCTTCGAAACTGAAAAGCAGATGAATGAGCTAGGAGACAAGGTTGCAGCAGATGAGAAGTCTAAGGTTGATGCTGCAAGGGAAGACCTTAAGAAGGCAGTAGAGGCTAATGACATTGAGGATATTAAGGCTAAGATTGAAGCTCTTACGCAGGCTTTCTATCCAATTTCATCAAGAATCTATCAGGAAGCTCAGCAGGCGCAGGCAGGAACTACAGAAGCTGGTGAGCAGTCACAGGACGGAGCACAGAGTGCAGGTCCAAGTGGTAACACTGTAGATGCTGATTATGAAGTTGTAGACGAAGACAAATAA